A window from Enterocloster bolteae encodes these proteins:
- a CDS encoding ABC transporter permease, translating into MVVSIKRKIKDSFLSAGNSGKNMPDKGTQIRPCNGMGGMAALYRKEMSDHIRSKRFLIVLGLILLTSCASIYGALTGLSDAVASDSSYIFLKLFTLSGSSIPSFTSFIALLGPFVGLSLGFDAINSERSEGTLNRLVAQPIYRDAVINGKFLAGATIIFLMVFSMGLIAGSVGLLATGVPPSAEEAGRVLVLLFFTSVYICFWLALSILCSVLCRHAATSAMIVIALWIFFALFMTLVVSIVANALYPMGQAASAGQILDNYSCQMSLNRLSPYYLYSEAVSTIMNPMVRSTNIILPQQLSGAISGYLSLGQSCLLVWPHLTGLLALTAVVFAASYISFMRREIRSR; encoded by the coding sequence ATGGTGGTCTCAATCAAAAGAAAAATAAAGGATTCCTTTCTTTCGGCAGGGAACAGCGGTAAGAATATGCCAGACAAAGGTACACAGATAAGACCGTGTAATGGCATGGGCGGCATGGCGGCCTTATACCGAAAGGAGATGTCGGACCACATACGCAGCAAACGGTTCCTGATTGTGCTGGGACTGATTCTGCTGACCAGCTGCGCCAGCATATACGGGGCGCTGACCGGCCTTTCGGATGCGGTTGCGTCTGATTCCAGCTACATTTTCCTGAAGCTGTTCACCTTAAGCGGAAGCTCCATCCCGTCCTTTACCTCTTTCATTGCTTTGCTGGGACCTTTTGTGGGGCTGAGCCTGGGATTTGACGCCATCAACAGCGAACGATCCGAGGGGACGCTTAACCGTCTGGTGGCGCAGCCTATTTACCGCGATGCAGTTATAAACGGGAAATTCCTGGCAGGCGCCACAATCATCTTCCTCATGGTCTTTTCCATGGGACTCATCGCAGGTTCTGTGGGACTTTTGGCCACCGGGGTGCCGCCTTCTGCCGAGGAAGCGGGAAGAGTGCTGGTGCTGCTGTTTTTCACCTCTGTGTATATCTGCTTCTGGCTGGCGCTGTCTATCCTCTGTTCCGTGCTGTGCCGCCATGCAGCCACATCAGCTATGATTGTGATTGCGCTGTGGATCTTCTTCGCGCTGTTTATGACCCTGGTGGTGAGCATTGTGGCCAATGCCCTGTATCCCATGGGGCAGGCTGCATCGGCAGGGCAGATTCTGGATAATTACAGCTGCCAGATGAGCCTGAACCGCTTGTCGCCTTATTACCTTTACAGTGAGGCGGTTTCCACCATCATGAATCCCATGGTGCGGTCCACCAATATCATCCTGCCCCAGCAGCTGTCGGGCGCCATCAGCGGTTATCTGTCACTGGGACAGAGCTGCCTGCTGGTATGGCCCCATCTGACAGGCCTGCTGGCGCTGACGGCCGTGGTGTTCGCCGCTTCCTACATCAGCTTTATGAGAAGGGAGATACGCAGCAGGTAA
- a CDS encoding response regulator transcription factor, translating into MRVLIVEDNRRLAESIRDILKHWYDCDICGDGNTGCWLLKDGGYDAAVLDLMLPGMDGITLLREARKMGCQVPVLILTAKSELEDRVTGLESGADYYLTKPFDMQELLAVMKTILRRRGEMIPENLNLGNVSLSQADYTLRGPHKSIQLGKKEYDIMRILMVNRDMVVSKDTLLSKVWGNDAEAVENNVEIYISFLRKKLDFLKADVMIVTIRKLGYRIVEKDGREVL; encoded by the coding sequence ATGAGAGTTTTGATTGTGGAGGATAACAGACGGCTGGCTGAGTCCATCCGTGACATATTAAAGCATTGGTATGACTGCGATATCTGCGGGGACGGCAATACCGGCTGCTGGCTGTTAAAGGACGGCGGCTATGACGCAGCTGTCCTGGACCTGATGCTGCCCGGAATGGACGGAATCACCCTGTTGCGGGAGGCCAGAAAAATGGGATGCCAGGTTCCCGTACTGATACTGACAGCGAAAAGCGAGCTGGAGGACAGGGTGACGGGGCTGGAAAGCGGAGCTGATTATTATTTGACCAAGCCCTTTGACATGCAGGAGCTTCTGGCTGTCATGAAGACCATTTTAAGGCGCAGGGGGGAGATGATACCCGAAAACCTGAACCTGGGAAATGTATCCTTAAGCCAGGCGGACTACACCTTAAGAGGGCCGCACAAAAGCATACAGCTGGGCAAAAAGGAATATGACATCATGCGTATTCTGATGGTGAACCGGGATATGGTGGTTTCCAAGGACACCCTTTTGTCCAAAGTATGGGGAAATGACGCGGAGGCAGTGGAGAACAATGTGGAGATTTACATATCTTTTCTGAGAAAGAAGCTGGATTTCCTCAAGGCGGATGTGATGATTGTCACCATACGCAAGCTGGGATACAGGATAGTGGAAAAGGACGGCAGGGAGGTGCTGTGA
- a CDS encoding sensor histidine kinase, with protein MREIGRLRLKFIIYNMLVVTAVIGITFCAVTSVVKHRVNDQGSLALSRVVSGEEQSLIFAAMPPVRMPYFTVLVGEDGVVSLKEGYGAYWEPEFLEQMAVLGMNGEEDMGILDAYHLRYLRISQPAGYMIAFADTTYEDSLRNGIMKYGGMACVAVWLGFFALSYFFSRWAVKPVEESVRMQKQFVADASHELKTPLTVITANAELLQERYAGISAEADKWMEHVNQECREMRALVESLLLLARNDSYVPGKGEFTRFSLSELVMEKILTFEPVFYQEEKVLEYDIEDDVLMMGNPCRMGQLIKALMDNAVKYCVPRGRAQIRLEKTGRSRARLWVCSQGEPIPEDKRTLIFRRFYRDDSARSSTSGYGLGLAIAAETARSHRARIGVEYKDGMNCFYVTVKRKRG; from the coding sequence ATGAGGGAAATAGGCAGGCTTCGGCTTAAGTTTATCATTTACAATATGCTGGTGGTGACAGCGGTCATAGGAATAACCTTCTGCGCAGTGACCTCTGTGGTGAAGCACAGGGTAAATGACCAGGGGAGCCTGGCGCTGTCCAGGGTGGTATCAGGGGAGGAACAGTCCCTGATATTTGCTGCCATGCCGCCGGTACGGATGCCGTATTTCACTGTTCTGGTGGGGGAGGACGGTGTGGTGTCGCTGAAGGAAGGATATGGTGCTTACTGGGAACCGGAATTCCTGGAGCAGATGGCTGTCCTGGGCATGAACGGGGAGGAGGACATGGGAATACTGGACGCATACCATCTGAGGTATTTAAGAATCAGCCAGCCGGCCGGTTATATGATCGCATTTGCAGATACCACCTATGAGGATTCACTGAGAAACGGGATCATGAAATACGGCGGAATGGCCTGTGTGGCTGTGTGGCTTGGGTTCTTCGCGCTGTCCTATTTCTTTTCCCGGTGGGCCGTAAAGCCGGTGGAGGAGTCTGTCCGCATGCAGAAGCAGTTCGTGGCGGATGCTTCCCATGAGCTAAAAACGCCGCTGACCGTGATTACGGCCAATGCAGAGCTTTTACAGGAGCGGTATGCAGGCATATCGGCAGAGGCGGACAAGTGGATGGAGCATGTAAACCAGGAGTGCAGGGAAATGCGCGCCCTGGTGGAAAGTCTCCTGCTTCTGGCCAGGAACGATTCCTATGTACCGGGGAAGGGAGAATTTACCCGGTTCAGCTTAAGCGAGCTGGTTATGGAGAAGATACTGACCTTTGAACCTGTGTTTTACCAGGAGGAAAAGGTTCTGGAGTATGACATAGAAGATGATGTGCTGATGATGGGAAACCCCTGCCGGATGGGGCAGCTGATTAAGGCCCTGATGGACAACGCGGTTAAATACTGCGTACCCAGGGGACGGGCGCAGATAAGGCTGGAGAAGACAGGCCGCAGCAGGGCCAGGCTGTGGGTGTGCAGCCAGGGAGAACCCATACCTGAGGATAAGCGCACATTGATTTTCAGAAGGTTTTACAGGGACGACAGCGCCAGAAGCAGCACAAGTGGTTATGGCCTGGGACTGGCCATAGCGGCAGAGACAGCCAGGAGCCACAGGGCCAGGATTGGGGTGGAGTATAAGGACGGAATGAACTGCTTTTATGTGACAGTGAAAAGGAAGAGGGGGTAA
- a CDS encoding ATP-binding protein, producing the protein MGKQPRDAENTTRAFFKEYMVNRNVEATLDWLMDDVQWIGTGKGEYSCGKEQVLEALEQEFSLDPDAYQLIWEDIRENSLTPDCAVMQGRLTVVRILPDGENFAMGVRVTSTCVRTAEGFKVSSIHASVPADFQEEGEFFPLSFAESVSEEYARRMGRSALELLGKTIPGGMLGTYFEPGFPLYYVNDRMLDCLGYTYEEFSQDSQGMVGNCIHPQDRERVYGVVRDAFGKVRDYGVRYRIRKKNGRYIHVYETGNFAQAEDGRDICLSVVRDISAEVEAEERLKQENREKERQAGRYDQLFQSVLCGIMQWKPLDRERVVFKNANRESIRILGYEPEEFWSHGVWQWKELIAEADYQMKLDQLDNLEKAGDSMNFQYRVRQKDGTSCWILGKLEMVEDGDGELIAQSVFLDIDIRKRTEHQNQQLKELAEANSAILNMALEHTSLCEFYYYPDRRTCVIPDRTSARYQCGSRYVNMPDSFAQEMVVPGGRRDFIRMYEDIHSGKRTASAQFLTVKDSWCRVTMSAVEYGENGQNGTVLGIIEDITKEQTMALALEEAKSKDLLTGLWNREAGTRIAQEYMAQKPLGERCALMLLDMDNFTRINQEEGVAFANAVLQEVADILRAETEPDDIRVRMGGDEFMLVLKGRGKAGATVTGPRVAARVRELLLQSDKDISISVSIGMCATEVVDEYSGLYRCAESTLKYVKENCQGNAACYLDTSNELGEMLTDLYTEKHQLNTIEQGLTEQREDLVSFALDLLGKARNLNDAVQLLFARLGKTFGLDRVSLLDVDRDYLTCRFSYQWARDKTDLMMHKTFYITREQYEQWPGQFDPSGLNRHAVYDESSMSCLQAAIWNQGMFAGILSFEVKTDGYSWNDEQRKLLEELSKIIPSFVMKARADAVSQAKTDFLSRMSHEIRTPLNAIVGMTSIARNVADDRDRVLECLDKLETSNQYLISLINDILDMSRIESGKMELNVQPMDMEDFVRSLEGMMRPQAEQKGLRFIVENRCCQGLALVTDRLRLEQVLINIIGNAVKFTGEGGDVIFSITPEEGSSGGQRLTFSVKDTGIGIASEAMDSIFNAFEQAEKNTSVKYGGTGLGLAISSRLVQMMGGTLGVRSVLGEGSEFYFTLTLPIGKLDGQRPRSREPEHHDFHGKRLLVVEDNLLNQEIAQSLLEMEGFLVETAENGQAALDAFGNHEPGYYNAVLMDIRMPVMDGIEATRRIRTMERPDSRTIPIIAMTANAFDQDSRKSLDSGMNGHLSKPIRVEELLRMLDACL; encoded by the coding sequence ATGGGGAAACAACCGCGGGATGCGGAGAATACCACCAGGGCCTTTTTTAAGGAATACATGGTAAACCGGAATGTGGAAGCCACGCTTGACTGGCTGATGGATGATGTACAGTGGATTGGCACTGGCAAGGGTGAGTATTCCTGCGGAAAGGAACAGGTACTTGAAGCACTGGAACAGGAGTTTTCACTGGACCCGGACGCCTACCAGCTTATATGGGAGGATATAAGGGAGAACAGCCTCACCCCTGACTGCGCCGTCATGCAGGGCAGGCTTACTGTGGTGCGCATACTTCCCGACGGCGAGAACTTTGCCATGGGCGTGCGCGTTACATCCACCTGTGTCCGCACAGCGGAAGGTTTTAAAGTGTCTTCCATCCACGCGTCCGTACCCGCTGATTTTCAGGAGGAGGGTGAATTCTTTCCCCTTTCCTTTGCGGAATCCGTAAGTGAGGAGTATGCCCGCCGCATGGGCAGAAGCGCCCTGGAGCTGCTGGGGAAGACTATCCCAGGAGGTATGCTGGGCACCTACTTTGAACCGGGCTTTCCGCTGTACTATGTCAATGACAGGATGCTGGACTGTCTGGGATATACATATGAAGAGTTCAGCCAGGACAGTCAGGGCATGGTGGGTAACTGCATCCATCCCCAGGACCGGGAAAGGGTGTACGGGGTGGTCCGGGACGCCTTTGGCAAAGTCCGGGATTATGGGGTGCGCTACCGCATCCGGAAAAAGAACGGCCGGTATATCCATGTATATGAGACCGGGAATTTTGCCCAGGCAGAGGATGGAAGAGATATCTGCCTGAGCGTGGTCCGGGATATTTCCGCCGAGGTGGAGGCCGAGGAGCGGCTGAAACAGGAGAACCGGGAAAAGGAACGCCAGGCCGGCCGGTACGACCAGCTGTTCCAGTCGGTTCTGTGCGGCATCATGCAGTGGAAGCCGCTGGACCGGGAACGTGTGGTGTTTAAGAATGCCAACCGGGAGAGCATACGGATTCTGGGATATGAGCCGGAGGAGTTCTGGTCCCACGGAGTCTGGCAATGGAAGGAGCTGATTGCCGAAGCGGATTACCAGATGAAGCTGGACCAGCTGGACAATCTGGAAAAGGCAGGCGACAGCATGAATTTCCAGTACCGTGTCCGCCAGAAAGACGGAACGTCCTGTTGGATACTGGGAAAACTGGAGATGGTGGAGGACGGGGACGGGGAGCTGATTGCCCAGAGCGTATTTCTGGACATTGACATCCGCAAGCGCACCGAACACCAGAACCAGCAGCTTAAGGAGCTGGCCGAGGCAAACAGCGCCATACTGAATATGGCTTTGGAGCACACATCCCTGTGCGAGTTTTACTATTACCCGGACCGGCGGACCTGCGTCATTCCGGACAGGACCAGCGCCCGGTACCAGTGCGGCAGCCGGTATGTGAATATGCCGGACAGCTTTGCACAGGAGATGGTGGTCCCTGGAGGCCGCAGGGATTTTATCCGGATGTACGAGGACATCCACAGCGGAAAACGAACTGCCTCCGCCCAGTTTCTGACTGTCAAGGATTCCTGGTGCCGGGTGACCATGTCCGCGGTGGAATACGGAGAAAACGGACAGAACGGAACCGTTCTGGGAATCATAGAGGACATTACAAAGGAACAGACCATGGCTTTGGCTTTGGAGGAGGCCAAATCCAAGGATTTACTGACCGGACTGTGGAACAGGGAGGCCGGGACCAGGATAGCCCAGGAGTATATGGCCCAAAAACCCCTGGGAGAGCGCTGCGCCCTCATGCTTCTGGACATGGATAACTTTACCCGCATCAACCAGGAGGAAGGCGTTGCCTTTGCCAATGCCGTTCTCCAGGAGGTGGCCGATATCCTGCGGGCTGAGACGGAGCCGGATGATATAAGGGTGCGTATGGGTGGCGACGAGTTCATGCTGGTGTTAAAGGGCAGGGGAAAGGCCGGGGCAACGGTGACAGGTCCCCGCGTCGCGGCCAGGGTCCGGGAGCTGTTGCTTCAGTCGGACAAGGACATCAGCATATCGGTCAGCATCGGCATGTGCGCCACCGAGGTGGTGGACGAGTACAGCGGCCTGTACCGGTGTGCGGAGAGCACTCTTAAATATGTGAAGGAAAACTGTCAGGGCAATGCGGCCTGTTATCTGGACACCTCCAACGAGCTGGGGGAGATGCTGACGGACCTTTATACGGAGAAACACCAGCTCAATACCATAGAGCAGGGCCTGACCGAGCAGAGGGAGGACCTGGTCTCCTTTGCCCTGGACCTTCTGGGAAAGGCAAGAAATTTAAACGACGCGGTGCAGCTGCTCTTTGCCAGGCTGGGCAAGACGTTCGGCCTGGACCGGGTGTCTCTTCTGGATGTGGACCGTGATTATCTGACCTGCCGCTTCAGCTACCAGTGGGCCAGGGATAAGACAGACCTGATGATGCATAAGACCTTTTACATTACAAGGGAGCAGTATGAGCAGTGGCCCGGTCAATTTGACCCGTCAGGCCTGAACAGACACGCTGTCTATGATGAGTCGTCCATGAGCTGTCTCCAGGCAGCCATATGGAACCAGGGCATGTTTGCCGGCATTCTGAGCTTTGAGGTGAAGACGGACGGATACAGCTGGAACGACGAGCAGAGGAAGCTTTTGGAGGAGCTGAGCAAAATCATTCCGTCCTTTGTGATGAAAGCCAGGGCGGATGCCGTAAGCCAGGCCAAGACGGATTTCCTGTCGCGGATGAGCCATGAGATACGCACGCCGCTTAACGCCATAGTGGGCATGACCTCCATAGCCAGAAATGTGGCGGATGACAGGGACCGGGTGCTGGAATGCCTGGATAAATTAGAGACATCCAACCAGTATCTCATCAGCCTTATCAATGATATCCTGGACATGTCCCGTATTGAGAGCGGAAAGATGGAGTTGAATGTACAGCCCATGGACATGGAGGATTTCGTCAGATCCCTGGAGGGCATGATGCGGCCCCAGGCAGAGCAGAAGGGGCTGCGGTTTATTGTGGAAAACAGATGCTGTCAGGGACTGGCTCTTGTGACGGACCGCCTGCGGCTGGAACAGGTGCTGATTAATATTATCGGAAATGCCGTCAAGTTTACAGGAGAGGGAGGGGACGTGATATTTTCCATCACACCGGAGGAAGGAAGCTCCGGAGGCCAGCGTCTCACATTTTCCGTAAAGGACACGGGAATCGGCATTGCTTCAGAAGCTATGGACAGCATTTTCAATGCCTTTGAGCAGGCGGAGAAAAACACTTCTGTCAAATACGGGGGAACCGGGCTGGGGCTTGCTATTTCCAGCCGCCTGGTCCAGATGATGGGAGGCACGCTGGGAGTACGAAGCGTCCTGGGAGAGGGATCGGAGTTCTATTTTACCCTGACTCTGCCCATTGGAAAGCTGGACGGGCAGAGGCCCCGCAGCAGAGAGCCGGAGCACCATGATTTCCATGGCAAGCGTTTGCTGGTTGTGGAGGATAACCTGTTAAACCAGGAGATTGCACAGTCGCTTCTGGAGATGGAGGGCTTTCTGGTGGAGACAGCGGAAAATGGGCAGGCTGCCCTGGATGCCTTCGGAAATCATGAACCGGGATATTATAACGCGGTGCTCATGGATATACGCATGCCTGTGATGGACGGAATCGAGGCTACCAGACGTATCCGCACCATGGAGCGGCCGGATTCCAGAACCATTCCCATTATCGCCATGACAGCCAATGCCTTTGATCAGGACAGCAGGAAGTCCCTGGACAGCGGCATGAACGGACACCTGTCCAAGCCCATTCGTGTGGAGGAACTGCTGAGAATGCTGGATGCATGTCTGTAA
- a CDS encoding ABC transporter substrate-binding protein, with product MKKKLALLLACSMALSLTACGGGSKPAETTAAPETTTAAASEAAKEESKEDAAETTAAEAAGGDMDALIEAAKAEGELTVYGSCEEEYLSAACQNFEKLYGIKTKYQRLSTSEVYTKISEEAGKPSADVWFGGTTDPYNEAVADGLLMEYNAINAKNLIGDQYKDPTNCWYGIYKGILGFMVNTEELDRLGLEAPKTWDDLTKEEYKGLIMLSNPNTAGTAKLLINTMVQMKGHDEAMEYFKALDKNISQYTKSGSGPSKMVGPGECVIGIGFLHDGIYQILQGYDNIQLIVPEDGTSFEVGATAIFNGCAHPNAAKLWIEYALSPDCVDHAKENGSYQFLVLSNATQPEEATKFGLDMNNTIDYDFEDAKENSAKYVEDFFAALGSSSDSADSSRFLTE from the coding sequence ATGAAGAAAAAACTGGCACTTTTGTTGGCATGCTCCATGGCTTTAAGCCTTACTGCCTGCGGAGGCGGCAGCAAGCCGGCGGAAACCACGGCCGCGCCTGAGACCACCACGGCAGCAGCTTCGGAGGCTGCAAAGGAAGAGAGCAAGGAGGACGCGGCAGAAACCACAGCAGCTGAGGCTGCGGGCGGGGACATGGACGCCCTCATCGAGGCAGCCAAGGCGGAAGGCGAACTGACGGTATACGGCTCCTGCGAGGAGGAATATCTGTCTGCTGCCTGCCAGAATTTTGAGAAGCTGTACGGAATCAAGACGAAATACCAGAGACTTTCCACATCAGAGGTTTATACCAAGATATCCGAGGAAGCAGGCAAGCCGTCTGCCGACGTATGGTTTGGCGGAACTACAGACCCCTATAACGAGGCAGTGGCTGACGGTCTTCTGATGGAGTACAATGCCATCAATGCCAAGAACCTGATCGGTGACCAGTACAAGGATCCGACCAACTGCTGGTATGGTATCTATAAGGGAATCCTGGGCTTCATGGTCAATACGGAAGAACTGGACCGTCTGGGCCTGGAAGCTCCCAAGACATGGGATGACCTTACCAAGGAAGAGTACAAGGGACTTATCATGCTGTCCAACCCCAACACGGCCGGCACGGCAAAACTGCTCATCAACACCATGGTTCAGATGAAGGGACACGATGAGGCCATGGAATATTTCAAGGCCCTGGACAAGAACATTTCCCAGTATACCAAGTCCGGTTCCGGCCCATCCAAGATGGTAGGCCCGGGCGAGTGCGTAATCGGAATCGGTTTCCTTCATGACGGCATTTACCAGATTCTTCAGGGCTATGACAATATCCAGTTAATCGTTCCTGAGGACGGCACCTCCTTTGAGGTGGGCGCTACCGCCATCTTCAACGGATGCGCACATCCAAACGCAGCCAAGCTGTGGATTGAATACGCCCTGTCTCCTGACTGTGTGGACCACGCCAAGGAGAATGGCTCCTATCAGTTCCTGGTATTAAGCAATGCCACCCAGCCTGAGGAAGCTACAAAATTTGGTCTGGATATGAACAATACCATTGACTATGATTTTGAGGATGCAAAGGAAAACAGTGCCAAGTATGTAGAGGACTTCTTCGCAGCTCTTGGAAGCTCCTCCGACAGCGCGGACTCCAGCCGTTTCTTGACAGAATAG
- a CDS encoding ABC transporter permease has product MARKQSAELERKKFFSDPILVSMIVVLLVFLALFILYPLLMLLVDSFYSEGKITLEVFGRVLSLERFQKAFKNTLVLGMITGIASTAIGLLFAYVEVYVKLKTKVLEKLFAMVSMLPVVSPPFVLSLSMIMLFGRSGIITRSLLGIYDSNVYGLKGIAIVQTLTFFPVCYLMLKGLLKNIDPSLEEATRDMGASRWKVFTSVTFPLLLPGLGNAFLVTFIESVADFANPMLIGGSYDTLATTIYLQVTGAYDSTGAAAMSVVLLSLTVVLFLIQKYYLEKKTAATLTGKASRMRMLIEDKSVTVPLTFFCGAVSAFVMLMYIMVPFGALFTLWGRDYSLSLKWFQYMFKTSGLKAFKDSFVLSLIAAPLTAFLSMVISYLVVKKRFKAKGFIEFVSMLAMAVPGTVLGIGYIRGYANGLFRTGVMSGLYGTGLILIIVFIVRSLPTGTRSGISALRQIDKSIEESAYDMGANSAKVFMTVTLPLIKDSFFSGLVTAFVRSITAISAIILLVTPDFLLITCQINEQAEKGNYGVACAYATVLIIITYGAVLIMNTLMKFFGVSRKIKQEN; this is encoded by the coding sequence GTGGCCAGAAAACAGAGCGCTGAGCTGGAGCGCAAGAAATTTTTTTCAGACCCCATACTGGTGAGTATGATTGTGGTACTGCTGGTATTCCTGGCATTGTTTATCCTGTACCCCCTTCTGATGCTGCTGGTAGACAGCTTTTATTCGGAAGGTAAGATTACCCTGGAGGTATTCGGGAGGGTGCTGAGCCTGGAGCGGTTCCAGAAGGCTTTCAAAAACACCCTGGTGTTAGGCATGATTACGGGAATCGCATCCACAGCCATCGGCCTGCTGTTTGCCTATGTGGAGGTGTATGTAAAGCTTAAGACAAAGGTGCTTGAGAAGCTGTTTGCCATGGTTTCCATGCTTCCCGTTGTTTCTCCTCCTTTTGTGCTGTCTCTGTCCATGATTATGCTGTTCGGACGAAGCGGCATCATCACCCGCTCCCTTTTGGGAATCTATGATTCCAATGTATATGGGCTTAAGGGAATTGCCATTGTGCAGACACTGACCTTTTTCCCTGTATGCTATCTGATGCTTAAGGGACTCCTTAAGAATATCGACCCCTCCCTGGAGGAGGCAACCAGGGACATGGGAGCCTCCCGGTGGAAGGTGTTTACCAGCGTCACATTCCCGCTTCTCCTTCCCGGACTGGGCAATGCATTCCTGGTAACCTTTATCGAGTCCGTGGCGGATTTTGCCAACCCCATGCTGATTGGAGGTTCCTACGACACACTGGCTACCACCATTTACCTGCAGGTAACAGGGGCCTATGACTCCACCGGAGCCGCTGCCATGTCCGTGGTGCTTTTATCCCTGACCGTGGTCCTGTTCCTGATCCAGAAGTATTACCTTGAGAAGAAAACCGCAGCCACCCTTACGGGAAAAGCTTCCCGTATGAGGATGCTCATAGAGGATAAGAGCGTTACGGTTCCCCTGACCTTTTTCTGCGGCGCCGTGTCGGCCTTTGTCATGCTGATGTACATTATGGTGCCCTTTGGCGCGCTGTTTACCCTCTGGGGCAGGGATTACAGCCTGAGCCTTAAATGGTTCCAATATATGTTTAAGACCAGCGGACTTAAGGCTTTTAAGGACTCCTTTGTCCTGTCCCTGATTGCGGCTCCCCTGACAGCTTTCCTGTCCATGGTCATCTCTTACCTGGTGGTAAAGAAACGGTTTAAGGCCAAAGGGTTCATCGAATTTGTATCCATGCTGGCCATGGCGGTTCCCGGCACTGTGCTGGGTATCGGATATATCAGGGGTTATGCCAACGGTCTGTTCAGGACCGGCGTCATGAGCGGCCTTTACGGCACCGGCCTGATCCTGATTATCGTATTCATTGTGCGAAGCCTTCCCACCGGCACCAGGAGCGGTATCTCAGCCCTGCGCCAGATAGACAAGTCCATCGAGGAATCAGCCTACGATATGGGCGCTAACTCTGCCAAGGTGTTTATGACCGTAACCCTTCCCCTGATTAAGGATTCCTTTTTCAGCGGACTGGTGACTGCCTTTGTGCGGAGCATCACGGCAATTTCCGCCATCATTCTTCTGGTGACGCCCGATTTCCTGCTCATCACCTGCCAGATCAATGAGCAGGCCGAGAAGGGAAATTACGGCGTGGCATGCGCCTATGCAACCGTTCTGATTATCATAACCTACGGCGCGGTGCTTATCATGAATACACTGATGAAGTTCTTTGGAGTCAGCAGGAAGATAAAGCAGGAGAATTAA
- a CDS encoding ABC transporter ATP-binding protein, with the protein MEKQKKGVRLEHISKIYTDPKTGKEFYAVQDTTLDIEPGSFVTLLGPSGCGKTTTLRMIAGFESPDEGDIYLGDEAINALTPNKRDTAMVFQSYALLPHYNVFDNVAYGLKIRKLPKEEIHERVMNILKLVEMEGMESRMTNQLSGGQQQRVALARALVIEPSVLLFDEPLSNLDAKLRVTMRTEIRKIQQKVGITAIYVTHDQSEAMSISDKIIIMSKGKVEQIGTPREIYYHPNSRFVADFIGEANFLEARVRSASGEKAVIDVVGQELTVNNFAKAGPGDDAVLVIRPEGATLAEQGLLEGTVTLSTFMGSYQYYQVMVGNMEIQITDYNPVNRRIYEVGEKAYLDFDPKGVYIL; encoded by the coding sequence ATGGAGAAACAGAAAAAGGGTGTTCGTCTGGAACACATTTCCAAAATATATACAGATCCAAAGACAGGAAAGGAATTCTATGCGGTGCAGGATACCACCCTGGATATCGAGCCCGGAAGCTTCGTGACACTCCTGGGGCCTTCCGGGTGCGGCAAGACCACTACCCTGCGCATGATTGCGGGATTTGAGAGCCCGGATGAGGGGGATATCTACCTGGGGGATGAGGCTATCAATGCCCTGACACCCAATAAGAGGGATACGGCCATGGTGTTCCAGAGCTATGCCCTTCTGCCCCATTACAATGTATTTGACAATGTGGCCTATGGCCTTAAGATACGCAAGCTCCCCAAGGAGGAGATTCATGAGAGAGTCATGAACATCCTTAAGCTGGTGGAGATGGAGGGCATGGAGTCACGTATGACCAACCAGCTTTCCGGCGGCCAGCAGCAGCGTGTGGCCCTGGCCAGAGCCCTTGTCATTGAGCCCAGCGTACTGCTCTTTGACGAACCATTAAGCAATCTGGACGCCAAGCTGAGGGTCACCATGAGGACGGAAATCCGCAAAATCCAGCAGAAGGTAGGCATTACGGCCATCTACGTGACCCATGACCAGTCCGAGGCCATGAGTATTTCCGATAAAATCATTATCATGAGCAAGGGAAAGGTGGAGCAGATTGGGACCCCCAGAGAGATTTACTACCATCCCAACTCCAGGTTCGTGGCGGACTTTATCGGGGAAGCTAATTTCCTGGAGGCCAGGGTCAGGTCCGCAAGCGGCGAGAAAGCGGTCATCGACGTGGTGGGTCAGGAGCTTACGGTGAACAATTTCGCAAAGGCAGGGCCGGGGGATGACGCGGTGCTGGTTATCCGGCCTGAGGGAGCCACCCTGGCGGAGCAGGGGCTTTTGGAAGGCACTGTCACCCTGTCCACCTTTATGGGATCCTATCAGTATTATCAGGTCATGGTGGGGAACATGGAGATTCAGATTACGGATTACAATCCTGTAAACCGCAGGATATACGAGGTAGGGGAGAAGGCATACCTGGATTTCGATCCCAAGGGGGTTTACATCCTGTAG